A genomic stretch from Phoenix dactylifera cultivar Barhee BC4 unplaced genomic scaffold, palm_55x_up_171113_PBpolish2nd_filt_p 000051F, whole genome shotgun sequence includes:
- the LOC103698355 gene encoding splicing factor YJU2-like isoform X2: MFGILIGILQTYLGIQIFRFYFKCTRCSAEIAFKTDPQNSDYVVESGASRNFEPWREEDEAVEKEKKKRAAEEMGDAMKSLENRAVDSKRDMDILAALEEMRSMKVPDTSTARRDDDGAECGP, from the exons ATGTTTGGAATTTTGATTGGCATCCTGCAGACTTATCTGGGAATTCAGATTTTTCGGTTCTACTTCAAATGCACCAGATGCTCGGCTGAAATTGCATTCAAAACAGATCCTCAGAATTCGGACTATGTTGTTGAATCGGGAGCATCCCGAAATTTTGAGCCTTGGCGGGAAGAGGACGAA GCagtagaaaaagagaagaagaaaagagctgcTGAAGAGATGGGGGATGCGATGAAGTCACTGGAAAACAGAGCAGTGGATTCAAAGAGAGATATGGACATACTTGCAGCACTAGAAGAAATGAGGTCTATGAAG gttcCTGATACTTCAACAGCTCGCAGAGATGATGATGGGGCTGAATGCGGTCCCTGA
- the LOC103698355 gene encoding splicing factor YJU2-like isoform X1, with the protein MFGILIGILQTYLGIQIFRFYFKCTRCSAEIAFKTDPQNSDYVVESGASRNFEPWREEDEAVEKEKKKRAAEEMGDAMKSLENRAVDSKRDMDILAALEEMRSMKSRHATVSVDMMLETLKRSAYDKVRFWLLFFLTSPL; encoded by the exons ATGTTTGGAATTTTGATTGGCATCCTGCAGACTTATCTGGGAATTCAGATTTTTCGGTTCTACTTCAAATGCACCAGATGCTCGGCTGAAATTGCATTCAAAACAGATCCTCAGAATTCGGACTATGTTGTTGAATCGGGAGCATCCCGAAATTTTGAGCCTTGGCGGGAAGAGGACGAA GCagtagaaaaagagaagaagaaaagagctgcTGAAGAGATGGGGGATGCGATGAAGTCACTGGAAAACAGAGCAGTGGATTCAAAGAGAGATATGGACATACTTGCAGCACTAGAAGAAATGAGGTCTATGAAG TCAAGACATGCAACTGTGAGTGTCGATATGATGCTAGAGACTCTAAAGCGTTCAGCCTACGACAAGGTAAGATTTTGGTTACTTTTCTTTCTCACTTCCCCCTTGTGA